From a single Raphanus sativus cultivar WK10039 chromosome 3, ASM80110v3, whole genome shotgun sequence genomic region:
- the LOC108845180 gene encoding uncharacterized protein LOC108845180: MNLNKVFETMSLEEEDVPVNLPDLPQFSAVESNMLSIIGRTLNPDCQKMKDLILDMPRKWQVYDIVRGVALSPTMFQFIFKYEHDLEEVMRKRVWTFNEWSIVIDRWMEKPPDDYLKYLLVWVQIRNIPVNHYTKEAIEAFADILGKVDVVTFDPSKAQRNDYVRARIFFDVSRPVRKTKVFNIPRSDAVTIRYDFERLQKRCYHCQRLTHEKDKCPLLIQERRDQAVERRRNVLAKKQRRELMIQRDDPLFGVLSDEQVGLDSVTERRKINHEVLQNMREYLLAADEDKDKGHIFDYSFKSGEKNLNTRRAEDGSNLQLNADGIVSTWSAPTGLKMTNEVPLEGFECSTGFSSGFMDANSSRTARAKIGKHYRPPKRMRKFKTKPIGPISAEDKGKRIEDGVLKSSGKKRAEEVAEVFVRAARRSKPEVVPNGGLPDQ; encoded by the exons ATGAATCTGAACAAGGTTTTTGAGACTATGTCTCTGGAGGAAGAGGACGTGCCTGTCAATCTACCGGACTTACCTCAATTCAGTGCGGTGGAGAGTAACATGTTGAGTATCATTGGAAGAACTTTGAACCCCGACTGTCAAAAGATGAAAGATTTGATACTGGATATGCCAAGGAAGTGGCAAGTTTATGACATAGTACGTGGTGTGGCTCTGTCCCCAACCATGTTTCAGttcatattcaaatatgaacatGATCTTGAGGAGGTGATGCGCAAACGTGTGTGGACGTTTAACGAGTGGAGTATTGTGATTGATCGGTGGATGGAGAAGCCACCAGATGACTACTTGAAGTATTTATTGGTCTGGGTTCAGATCAGAAATATTCCGGTGAACCACTACACAAAGGAGGCTATTGAGGCTTTTGCAGATATCTTAGGCAAAGTGGATGTTGTTACTTTCGACCCAAGTAAAGCTCAGAGAAATGATTATGTGAGAGCACGGATCTTCTTTGATGTCTCACGTCCTGTAAGGAAGACGAAGGTTTTCAATATTCCGAGGAGCGATGCGGTGACCATCAGGTACGACTTCGAGAGACTACAAAAGAGATGCTACCATTGCCAACGTTTAACACATGAAAAAGATAAGTGTCCGCTGTTAATCCAAGAGAGAAGGGACCAAGCTGTTGAGCGAAGGAGGAACGTGTTGGCtaagaaacagagaagagaaCTGATGATACAGAGAGATGATCCTCTGTTTGGTGTGTTGAGTGATGAACAAGTTGGTTTGGATAGTGTCACGGAAAGGCGTAAAATAAATCATGAGGTGCTACAGAACATGCGTGAGTATCTATTAGCGGCAGATGAAG ATAAGGACAAGGGTCATATCTTTGACTATTCTTTCAAGAGTGGAGAAAAGAATCTGAACACTAGGAGGGCAGAGGATGGAAGTAACTTACAGTTGAATGCTGATGGGATCGTCTCAACCTGGTCTGCGCCCACGGGTTTGAAAATGACTAATGAAGTACCTCTCGAAGGTTTTGAATGTTCAACGGGTTTTAGCTCTGGATTTATGGATGCTAACTCTTCCAGGACTGCAAGAGCTAAGATTGGGAAACATTATAGGCCTCCAAAGCGGATGCGGAAGTTCAAGACTAAACCTATAGGTCCCATAAGTGCAGAGGATAAAGGGAAGAGGATTGAGGATGGTGTGTTGAAGAGCTCGGGTAAGAAAAGAGCTGAAGAGGTGGCGGAAGTTTTCGTTAGAGCGGCGAGAAGGTCAAAACCAGAGGTGGTCCCAAATGGGGGACTGCCCGATCAATAA